A window of Hippoglossus stenolepis isolate QCI-W04-F060 chromosome 16, HSTE1.2, whole genome shotgun sequence contains these coding sequences:
- the tcf20 gene encoding transcription factor 20 isoform X2 yields MQNFPNSPAPTSLPHGFSGRGGGGPPYPPQPAEPQISPRMTDDYAGMQQQSLLRGHHHPSQASHMLAYSARSRAAVEQPPTQGNIHSGNSTNPYRKEAMDYYFSMGGKERQRRGGIGYGTGFGYPNIDGHIPHQYRHAGSGSAPSSGLMSPYPVDYGSSAGSGGGAGAGAFSPTHQYNMSQNPAMQSVSVSQMQHRQHGQTFPAVHHGQQHRSYPLSGHRMTPQYAHYSPQSGASTGSSGMYSPPPQRYLDGAASTGFDPKVNSSPSVNSTSNSVSSSVAANNVGPMENVQQSYHASSYPGYSPQTHSLHKQSTLQHRNSQHNLGVGYDNSLKMQHQGPSPGSVYAKQPSNPSIPQAASQEIAKSPMHPNAQQTQINQNFSPISNPSPAASAVHSPSCSSSPSPLMGVSEAHGNPSGHGPSHPPPSNPRSSHGHGRLLQTMPQLSPTPNSNSSISSCGSSGSHKAHSMSSVGGSSLPPTGRNKTGLGAGIGSREDASSVYSSSLLDKIQDAGLNSLNALSSQVANLPNTVQHMLLTDTVLSHKKKEVGQMQQALHSMPPSHPRSRNASAASSTSTVKDGSADGASLDAGADEDSSLMSVGGSSGTKVEREEQFSEGEHGRVRQMSGASSGSETTGYHPPPQNQIQPQSVQAAIAKTVSSDSLTKEPRVSEQKANEARVPSLSSSPSFGCQSSETGPISHSTPPVSSSPSSSIPPPQPNCVSEPVLTYNDNRGGRKKTTEVKNEVIKNESEGVVEKPERGGSQMQRAVEVNTQNGQDKENKLHTASRLHNNEREEKHTSEEQQCASGVGVIVSARSEGSHTEKTKHPQDNCGEEKQSHSYLRESSSHNGEEGIDLSLYSSQKSNFGRPQNPPQSASHKYGYPESTYGSDLSMKKRGRAGAASVMESNSRYLGYQQSQTGSVAEALVKRGHGAGGKVHEDNSQMQQFPSLLQEVLQGYNLDRRYGRPEQAFPAHLQVQQHIQSRTPYENMRMQSGGTEAGKPTHPNLRHGSEPDFTTDPQIAVKSEVSSANILQNADKPELGVSQSQLQQATESQQPPPKHINLADYSLPQRKVLSNVSTPSSAVQELLLQEPEPLTGSIGQTESQKSSGSILAPSERRSVICDVSPNRRSTPERDRESDREREREKSQIGASVIQQPFSSPAAANDLSKKDTGEKPVVKMEMISKDPGPDIVNLQTDRHGRGGANEADMEYHPKSVHSSVVMNADPYRRGNVDMSPLPSHPMSTNPLSSPSRHQSYLHSVDLSTGSGSSFPGYRYGETREGNTMPRSNPHFPSHHPYHNLAHQAQSTNKLQMYPHPRGLPHHPHEMSDWVKAMNRSSKELMMQPGSSPGRHKVSQSEQRPRMIPQTDMPGEQHATKTSLHHQSAYFDMKMWESAHPGREGPRMIEGESFYRTQPPPPPPPPPAPVASHGPAPPRMIHGQNAAEPEVPRGATEEAKHPCPPPPSNPAKPPADMNSTPPKVRQSKAGGSGDTNPLILRRRVRSFISPIPAKRQLQDVTQQRAATNSHHSPGAHSESSHHNEEDSTSSDIPCPRLSSPMSGENTYSQPQSPSSANTKVLPPKKGRGLKLEAIVQKITPNIKKPVGHADDESNHYPGFSHSELPAFNDSQDQDLAHFPRVTGGNDSYMDDSHSLNNIIPFRGVDETGPLPPSAYPCDPLQTAQALKQQDFDFGLGASVASASDDKEDFALLGPLPPPPPLPRPVQGSPPPSSSALSDIQHFTNTYQELETRRGEQSAANLLRQKLQESDMGFDDYPGSDYYGTTPPHHSQAQGHMLNRHQLSSSRSSLSPDSKNSDSLVPKGYFPSGKKKGRPVGSVNKQKRAQNQAQTPSQAQSQGQTPNTALSTAPSSPTPSTGTAPTPQTELTPSSTPAPAEHPLSDDKITPPLDPPVLTQVVKVDVESEDTQPETEVKPVRRRRRGVKDEDGPLEARGRQRRRRRGGAAAAPSVAKDDPDTPLGAGGGLGTSRAFTDSNRKGPFFPHIHVENKVPEIGAVCTIVNAEEEKMKGERSAVAGKAGGSGIDSLLTSALSSQVSKRDKESERRPTDEVETTLQSGKALPSSGYVVSGPVITETDHSGRLLCCLCQKWANYKHLGDLYGPFYRAEYAAKLPKNQPQVRQCQATTGTNKTGPNPDMSSNYLSTIQDSQTPEAQFPKPVTESDYAISLDSNPASLSTPVRTASPAGREDMMMHVAGKLSNTASSYSCSSSSSSSSSSTTTTTTTSKTKFLTWDMNLDTRPIPQLKRELDLEADPQQVQKQLLLQPPPDEALQRPQHRKLTSHPRFKRRHKSSEDSPRMVPSNSKASLPFQPPPPALDSLGPLAQLAQLPQMPMDPEELWVHECCIVWTSGVYLVNGRLYGLQEALDGARETSCSYCEMVGSTLGCHSKGCTLRYHYMCAIEADCSLNEDNYSLRCPKHKSTQSIRPAKSVYLEQSERG; encoded by the exons atgcagaATTTTCCAAACAGTCCAGCTCCTACTTCTTTACCCCATGGGTTCAGTGGGAGGGGTGGAGGCGGACCTCCGTATCCCCCTCAGCCAGCAGAACCCCAGATCTCCCCAAGGATGACAGACGATTATGCAGGCATGCAACAACAGAGCCTGCTCAGAGGCCATCACCACCCCAGTCAAGCCAGCCACATGCTTGCTTACAGTGCTAGAAGCAGAGCAGCTGTGGAGCAACCGCCAACACAGGGTAACATTCACAGTGGCAATAGTACCAACCCTTACAGGAAGGAGGCCATGGACTATTATTTTTCAATGGGCgggaaggagaggcagagaagggGAGGTATTGGTTACGGGACAGGCTTTGGCTACCCGAATATTGATGGACATATACCTCACCAGTACCGACACGCTGGATCTGGCTCTGCCCCATCATCCGGCCTGATGTCACCGTATCCAGTAGACTACGGCTCTAGTGCTGGTTCAGGTGGAGGTGCTGGTGCTGGAGCCTTCTCTCCTACTCATCAGTACAATATGAGCCAGAACCCTGCAATGCAGTCAGTGTCAGTCTCTCAGATGCAGCACCGCCAGCATGGACAAACCTTCCCAGCTGTCCACCACGGACAGCAGCATCGGAGCTACCCCCTCTCTGGGCACAGAATGACCCCACAGTACGCACACTACTCGCCACAGAGTGGAGCATCCACGGGGTCATCAGGAATGTACAGCCCTCCGCCGCAGAGATATCTCGATGGGGCTGCGAGCACTGGATTTGATCCCAAAGTCAACAGCTCTCCCAGTGTCAACTCCACTTCAAACTCGGTCTCCAGTTCAGTAGCTGCTAACAATGTGGGGCCAATGGAGAATGTTCAACAGAGTTACCATGCTTCAAGTTATCCTGGATATTCCCCACAGACGCATTCTCTTCACAAGCAGTCCACACTACAGCACCGCAACTCGCAGCACAATTTAGGGGTAGGTTACGACAACTCTCTCAAGATGCAGCACCAGGGCCCATCTCCAGGGTCTGTATATGCTAAACAACCCTCCAATCCCAGTATACCTCAAGCAGCATCTCAAGAAATAGCCAAATCCCCAATGCACCCGAATGCTCAGCAAACCCAGATCAACCAAAACTTCAGCCCGATATCGAACCCCTCTCCCGCTGCCTCAGCAGTTCATTCCCCCAGCTGTagctcctctccttcccctttgATGGGTGTATCAGAGGCACATGGAAACCCCTCAGGTCATGGTCCTTCACATCCTCCTCCATCAAACCCCCGTAGCAGCCATGGTCATGGCAGATTACTGCAGACTATGCCACAGTTAAGTCCCACTCCCAACTCAAATAGCAGCATCAGTAGTTGTGGAAGCAGCGGCAGTCATAAAGCTCACAGCATGAGTTCAGTTGGAGGCAGCAGTCTCCCTCCAACAGGCCGCAACAAAACAGGTCTAGGAGCAGGAATTGGATCCCGAGAGGACGCATCCTCTGTTTATTCATCTTCTCTGCTTGATAAAATCCAGGATGCCGGCCTGAATAGTCTTAATGCCTTGAGCTCACAAGTAGCCAATTTACCAAACACAGTTCAGCACATGCTCCTCACTGACACCGTACTTTCACACAAGAAGAAAGAAGTCGGACAGATGCAACAGGCTTTACATAGCATGCCCCCCTCACATCCTAGGAGTCGAAATGCAAGTGCAGCCTCAAGTACTAGCACAGTCAAAGATGGAAGTGCTGATGGTGCCAGTTTAGATGCTGGCGCTGATGAAGACTCCTCATTAATGTCAGTAGGAGGCTCATCAGGGACCAAGGTGGAGCGCGAGGAACAGTTTTCTGAGGGGGAACATGGCAGAGTGAGACAGATGAGTGGTGCAAGCAGTGGATCCGAAACAACAGGCTATCACCCTCCACCTCAGAATCAAATCCAACCACAGTCTGTACAAGCAGCGATTGCTAAAACAGTCAGCTCAGATTCACTGACAAAAGAGCCACGTGTTTCCGAGCAAAAAGCAAATGAAGCTCGTGTTCCCTCCTTGTCATCATCTCCATCCTTTGGCTGTCAGTCATCAGAGACTGGCCCAATTTCACATTCAACGCCTCCAGTTtcctcatccccctcctccagcaTTCCTCCTCCCCAGCCAAACTGTGTCTCAGAACCTGTTTTAACATATAATGACAACAGAGGTGGTCGCAAGAAGACAACAGAGGTTAAAAATGAAGTAATCAAAAACGAAAGTGAAGGCGTAGTTGAAAAACCAGAGAGAGGCGGTAGCCAGATGCAGCGAGCTGTAGAAGTCAATACACAAAATGGTCAGGACAAAGAAAATAAGTTGCACACTGCATCCAGATTACACAATaatgagagggaagagaagcaCACTTCAGAAGAGCAGCAATGTGCCAGTGGTGTTGGTGTGATTGTTTCAGCTCGATCTGAGGGAAGTCACACTGAAAAAACCAAGCACCCCCAAGACAACTGTGGTGAAGAGAAACAGTCACACTCTTACTTAAGAGAGTCAAGCAGCCATAATGGAGAGGAGGGAATAGATCTTAGTCTGTATTCCTCCCAGAAATCTAATTTTGGACGGCCTCAGAATCCCCCCCAGTCTGCGTCACATAAATATGGCTACCCAGAATCAACATATGGCTCAGATTTGTCaatgaaaaagagagggagggctgGTGCTGCGAGTGTAATGGAATCAAATTCCAGATACTTAGGGTACCAACAATcgcagactggttctgtagctGAGGCTTTGGTAAAGCGAGGGCACGGGGCGGGAGGTAAAGTTCACGAGGATAATTCTCAAATGCAGCAGTTTCCCAGCCTTTTACAAGAAGTCCTTCAAGGTTATAATCTAGATAGACGTTATGGCAGACCAGAGCAGGCATTTCCTGCCCATCTCCAAGTTCAACAACACATTCAAAGCAGAACCCCGTATGAAAATATGAGGATGCAGAGCGGAGGAACAGAGGCTGGAAAGCCCACACATCCAAACCTGAGGCATGGAAGTGAGCCTGATTTCACCACGGATCCACAGATTGCAGTGAAGTCAGAGGTTTCCAGTGCTAACATTTTGCAAAATGCTGACAAACCGGAATTAGGTGTGTCCCAGAGTCAGTTACAACAGGCTACAGAGTCCCAGCAACCCCCACCCAAACATATAAACTTAGCTGACTACTCCCTGCCACAGAGAAAAGTGTTATCTAATGTGTCCACTCCATCATCTGCTGTTCAGGAGCTCCTTTTGCAAGAGCCAGAGCCACTAACTGGCAGCATTGGTCAAACTGAGTCTCAAAAGTCATCAGGCTCCATATTAGCCCCATCAGAGCGGCGCTCTGTCATCTGTGATGTGTCGCCAAACCGGCGCAGTACACCAGAGAGGGACAGGGAGAGtgaccgagagagagagcgagagaaaagtCAGATTGGAGCCTCTGTGATCCAACAGCCATtttcctctccagcagcagccaatGATCTGAGTAAAAAAGACACGGGAGAGAAACCAGTGGTGAAAATGGAAATGATATCAAAAGACCCTGGTCCAGACATTGTAAATTTACAGACTGATCGTCATGGCAGAGGTGGAGCGAACGAGGCAGATATGGAGTATCATCCCAAGTCTGTTCATTCATCTGTTGTAATGAATGCTGACCCCTATAGGCGTGGTAATGTGGACATGTCCCCCTTGCCTTCTCACCCCATGAGCACTAATCCTTTATCGTCACCCTCAAGGCATCAGTCCTATCTTCACAGTGTTGATTTATCAACTGGCAGCGGCAGCAGTTTTCCTGGTTATAGATATGGGGAAACGAGAGAAGGCAATACAATGCCACGCAGCAATCCCCATTTTCCCTCCCACCATCCATACCACAACTTAGCCCACCAGGCTCAGTCCACAAATAAGCTTCAAATGTATCCTCACCCTCGCGGCCTCCCTCATCACCCGCATGAGATGAGTGACTGGGTGAAAGCCATGAACAGGTCATCCAAGGAGTTGATGATGCAGCCTGGTTCCTCCCCAGGAAGACATAAGGTCAGCCAATCGGAGCAGAGACCGAGGATGATCCCCCAAACTGACATGCCTGGTGAACAACACGCAACCAAAACTTCGCTGCATCATCAAAGCGCCTACTTTGATATGAAAATGTGGGAGTCAGCGCACCCAGGAAGAGAAGGCCCGAGGATGATAGAGGGAGAGTCCTTCTACAGAACACAgccgcctcctccccctccccctcctcctgctccagtaGCCTCACATGGCCCTGCTCCCCCACGGATGATACATGGCCAAAATGCTGCTGAACCCGAGGTCCCCAGAGGAGCCACAGAGGAAGCCAAGCACCCctgcccccctcctccatccaaCCCCGCTAAGCCACCTGCTGACATGAACTCCACGCCCCCGAAGGTGCGTCAGTCTAAAGCTGGTGGTTCCGGAGACACAAATCCACTAATATTGAGGAGGAGGGTTCGTTCTTTTATCTCTCCAATTCCCGCCAAGAGGCAGCTCCAGGATGTGACCCAGCAGAGAGCTGCCACAAATTCGCATCACTCTCCCGGGGCTCACTCTGAGTCAAGCCACCACAATGAAGAGGACTCGACCAGTTCAGATATCCCGTGTCCCAGGCTGTCATCGCCTATGTCCGGAGAGAATACCTACTCACAGCCCCAATCTCCATCAAGTGCTAATACCAAGGTTTTGCCTCCCAAGAAAGGACGGGGTTTGAAACTAGAGGCAATAGTGCAGAAAATCACACCAAATATTAAAAAGCCAGTAGGCCATGCTGATGATGAGTCAAATCATTACCCAGGATTCTCTCACTCAGAACTACCAGCCTTTAATGATTCACAGGACCAAGACCTAGCACATTTCCCCCGAGTTACAGGAGGGAATGATAGTTACATGGATGACAGTCACTCATTAAACAACATAATTCCCTTCAGAGGAGTTGATGAGACTGGACCTTTACCTCCATCTGCTTATCCATGTGATCCCCTTCAGACAGCCCAAGCCCTCAAACAACAAGACTTTGACTTTGGATTGGGGGCTTCTGTGGCATCAGCATCTGATGACAAGGAGGACTTTGCCTTGCTCGGACCtttgccccctcctcctcctcttcctcgtccagTCCAGGGTTCGCCACCTCCGTCCTCCTCAGCCCTGTCAGATATTCAGCATTTCACCAACACTTACCAGGAGCTCGAGACAAGACGAGGAGAGCAATCTGCGGCTAATCTTCTCCGACAGAAACTTCAAGAATCTGACATGGGATTTGATGATTATCCTGGAAGTGACTACTACGGAACCACCCCGCCCCACCACAGCCAGGCTCAAGGACATATGCTGAACAGACATCAGTTGTCCTCCTCGAGGTCCAGTCTGTCTCCAGATTCTAAGAACTCGGATAGTCTTGTGCCCAAAGGCTATTTCCCATCTGGCAAAAAGAAGGGCAGGCCCGTAGGGAGTGTGAATAAACAAAAACGGGCCCAGAACCAGGCCCAAACACCGTCCCAGGCCCAATCTCAAGGCCAGACACCGAACACAGCTCTGAGTACTGCTCCATCCTCCCCCACTCCTTCTACAGGCACCGCTCCAACTCCACAGACAGAGCTGACTCCCAGCAGCACACCAGCCCCTGCAGAGCATCCGCTGTCAGATGATAAAATCACTCCCCCACTCGACCCCCCAGTTTTAACCCAGGTAGTGAAAGTGGATGTCGAGAGTGAGGACACGCAGCCAGAGACTGAGGTCAAACCTGTGCGACGGAGACGCAGAGGCGTCAAAGACGAAGACGGGCCCCTAGAAgcaagagggagacagaggaggaggaggagagggggggcagcGGCGGCACCATCAGTGGCCAAAGATGACCCAGATACACCTTTAGGGGCAGGAGGGGGTCTCGGCACAAGCAGAGCATTCACAGATTCAAATAGAAAAGGCCCGTTTTTTCCACACATACACGTGGAAAATAAAGTTCCAGAGATTGGGGCGGTGTGCACCATTGTTAATGCTGAGGAAGAGAAGATGAAAGGGGAGCGAAGTGCAGTTGCAGGGAAAGCAGGCGGCAGTGGAATTGATTCTCTCCTGACCTCAGCTCTTTCCTCCCAGGTATCTAAGAGAGACAAAGAATCTGAGAGAAGGCCGACAGACGAGGTGGAAACTACACTTCAGTCAGGAAAAGCACTTCCTTCTTCTGGCTATGTTGTTTCAGGCCCTGTGATCACAGAGACCGATCACTCTGGCCGCCTGCTTTGTTGCCTGTGTCAGAAATGGGCAAATTACAAACACCTCGGAGATCTCTACGGGCCTTTCTACCGGGCTGAATACGCTGCAAAGCTCCCCAAGAACCAGCCTCAGGTCAGACAGTGTCAAGCCACCACaggcacaaacaaaacaggacCAAATCCAGACATGAGCTCAAATTATCTGAGCACGATCCAAGACTCCCAAACACCAGAGGCTCAGTTTCCCAAGCCTGTAACTGAGAGCGACTATGCCATCAGCCTCGATTCAAACCCAGCGTCCCTCAGCACTCCAGTTAGAACTGCCTCCCCTGCTGGAAGAGAGGATATGATGATGCATGTGGCTGGAAAGCTCAGTAACACCGCCTCCTCCtactcctgctcctcctcttcctcctcctcctcctcctccactaccaccaccaccaccaccagtaAAACAAAATTTCTAACCTGGGACATGAATCTAGATACCCGACCTATTCCCCAGCTTAAGAGGGAGCTCGACCTTGAGGCTGACCCGCAGCAGGTgcagaaacagctgctgctgcagccgccgcCTGACGAAGCTCTACAGCGACCTCAACACAGAAAGCTGACCTCGCATCCCCGCTTCAAGAGGAGGCACAAATCGAGTGAGGACTCTCCCAGGATGGTGCCGTCCAACAGCAAGGCGTCTCTGCCCTTCCAGCCCCCTCCGCCGGCCTTGGACTCCCTGGGACCATTGGCACAACTCGCCCAGCTCCCTCAGATGCCCATGGACCCAGAGGAGCTGTGGGTCCACGAATGTTGTATAGTGTGGACCAGTGGAGTGTACCTCGTCAATGGGAGGCTCTATGGCCTGCAGGAGGCACTAGATGGCGCCAGAGAAACA AGCTGCTCATACTGTGAGATGGTCGGCTCAACGCTGGGCTGCCACAGCAAAGGCTGCACACTTCGCTATCATTACATGTGTGCTATCGAAGCAG ATTGCTCTCTGAATGAAGACAACTACTCTCTGCGGTGTCCGAAGCACAAG